The following nucleotide sequence is from Pectinophora gossypiella chromosome 17, ilPecGoss1.1, whole genome shotgun sequence.
CAACAATCATATTTCCTTAGGAAAATACAATCCAACACTAAGTGAAACAAAATTAGGTTGGTTAATTTCGGGTTCTATACAAGCCcataatacaaacaaaaaatcaaataatcaTTTCAATAATAACTATACACAAAATACAGTCCATTGCTGTCACATAGCTAACGATATAGAATTGTCAGAAAAACTTGATACCTATTTCGAGTTTGAATCTATAAAACCCAACAACACTCGCTGTCTCACCAAAGATGAGCGCGAGTGTGAACAAATATTCACAAGGACAACCTTTCGTCAACCAGACGGCAAATTCGTGGTTGACATACCATTGAAAGAGTCTCCAAAATGTTTAGGTGATTCACATGAGTTAGCACTATCTAGATTTCATGCTTTAGAACGAAAGTTCCAACGCGATTcaatatttaaacataaatacatagaCTTTATGAACGAGTACATAAATCTCGGTCATATGTCTGAAAACACATTCGTCAACTATGACGAACCGCTATACTTCTTGCCACATCATGGCGTACTCAGAGAAAGCAGTCTTACAACCAAATTACGATCTGTTTTTGACGCTTCGGCTGTCACTTCTTCAAGTAAATCGCTGAACGACATCCAATACATTGGCCCTGTTGTCCAGGATGATTTGCTTAGTATCCTACTACGATTTCGACAACACAAATATGTTGTCACGTCTGACGTTGAAAAAATGTACAgacaaatattaattaatgaaaAACATAGAAACCTACAACAAATATTTTGGCGTTCGGATCCTAAACAACCACtaaaaatatacaaactaaACACAGTCACATACGGTACAGCATCTGCGCCCTATCTGGCTACAAGGTGTCTGTCACAGTTGGGTATGGACTGTCATGATGAGACAATTGCGAACGTCATACTACACGACATGTATGTTGACGATTTAGTCACCGGCAGTGACGACACGTCACAGTTAGAGTATATTTGCAAGGGTGTAACAGATGTACTTCAAAGTGCACACTTTCCTTTGCGAAAGTGGAATTCCAACAATACAAACATAATTCAAAAAATACAAGAACATATAGAAAATGTACATAGTAATAGCAATGACAATCTATTAACAATGAATAAACAACGTTCAAAAATATTGGGATTAACATGGGATTGTCAACACGATCAATTACTGTTTCCATTTTCAGACCCTAACAaacacaaatcaaatcaaacaaaacGACTCGTACTATCCACTATAGCTCAAATATTTGATCCTTTAGGTTTAGTCAGTCCATGTATACTACAAGCGAAAATTATATTACAAAAGTTATGGGCAAATAAAGTATCATGGGATGACGAACTTCCGTCAGATCTAAAATTACAATGGGAAAATTTTGTGAAATCATTACCATGCCTTgacaatattaaaattcaaCGTAGAATACTTCATGACAACCCTATTAGAATCGAGTTACATACATTCAGTGATGCATCCACATGTGCTTACTCAGCTTGTGTTTATATGCGCAGCACATATACGGATGGCTCTGTACATGTCAATTTAATAATTGCTAAGGCTCGAGTAGCAccttttaagaaaaatatgacTATTCCCAGGCTGGAGCTGTGCGGTGCAGTACTGGCAGCACAGCTCGCAGCCAAAGTCAAAAAATCACTACGTCTGTCTATACATAGCGAGACTTATTGGTGCGACTCCACTATCGTACTAGGGTGGATAAAAACAACAAAgtctattttaaaacaatttgttcATAACAGAGTTAATGACATTACAGATCAAACTGAGCCATCTTCGTGGTACTACGTTCCCACTGATCAGAACCCCGCGGACATAGGGTCGCGAGGGTTATGTGCACAGCAGTTGCAAAATAGCGACTTCTGGTGGTCAGGTCCAAAATACCTACACCAGGCACAGGTAGAAATACCACATCAACCAAATACTAGTGTCAATTTACCTGAAACAAAGGTTCAATGTCACTTAACACAATCACTttctaataataacaatttcTATGAAAAATTCTCAAGCTTTTGTAAACTTCAACGCGTAGTAGCTCACATGCATAGGTTTATACATAATTGTAAAAatcctaaaaataaattaatgggTCATTTACTTACCTCAGAGCTCAACACTGCTATCAACTCGTTATGTAAAATAGTACAAAGTGACATGTTTAgtgaacaatataaaatattaaaacacaataaatgcTTAAAATCAACAGATCAGTTGTTAAAATTAAATCCCTTTGTTGATGAAAACTGCATAATCAGGGTTGGTGGTAGGttgataaattcaaattatgacTATGACACAAAACATCCTATACTATTGCATGCCAAACATCACATAACACAAATTTTATTTACCTCTTACCATAAAACATTAATGCATGCTGGACCTCAATTATTGTCGTCCACATTACGTCACAAATTTTGGACTATTGGTGGACGCAATCTTGCGAGGAAGACATCTCACAACTGTATGACATGTTGTCGGTTTTCTGGTAAGCCGATACAACCCATTATGGGAAATTTACCTACACAAAGACTACACACTGACTTCCCTTTCGGTAACACAGCAGTAGACTATGCCGGCCCTATAATGATGTCGAACAAAAAGGGTAGAGGAAGTAGACTAATAAAATCATATAtatgtgtttttgtttgtttaacaGTTCGTGCAGTACACCTAGAGCTTGTCACCGAGCTAAGTACCGACTGTTACCTGGCAGCATTGAACAGGTTCATTTGCCGCAGAGGCAAGCCAGTCACATTATTCTCTGACAATGGGAGAAACTTCGTAGGCGCTTATAACGAGCTTTCTAAattccttaaaaataataacaacgaAATATCAGCCTCTGTTGCCGCAAAACACGACATAAGTTTTCGTTTCTCCCCAGCCTACAGTCCTCACTTCAATGGATTAGTGGAAGGTTCCGTTAAATCAATTAAATTTCATTTAAAGCGAGTGTTGGGCTTGGCGCACTTAACTTACGAAGAAATGAACACATTATTAATCCAGATTGAGGCAATATTAAACTCTAGGCCTCTCACCCCCTTATCTTCTGACCCTTCTGACCTAGTGGCTCTCACTCCTGCTCACTTTCTTATTGGGCGAACTCTAACGATTTTGTCATCTCCTCAGGTAGTAGAAGAAGCACGGATTAACAATTTAACCAGATATACCAGAATACAGTGTTTGAAGACACATTTCTGGAATAGATACTACAAGGAATTCATTTCAGAACTTCAAAAACGCAACAAGTGGCGTAAACAGAGCGGAGAGCTACAACTTGGGCAACTGGTGCTTATCAAGGATGACCGGCTGCCTCCTACAAGATGGATGCTGGGACGTATAACACGACTGTTCCCCGGCACCGACGGCATCACTCGAGTAGCCGACGTCTACACCACCTCAGGAACGATGAGACGAGCATACAATCGCCTGGTTCCTGTACCACTATTGGAACAACAAGATGTTCCAACGCCGGCAGCATGTTAAATCAGCTGTTCCATTCAATATAACGGAGAACAACCTGccgccgcgccgcagccgccgcccgcgcccgcgcccctcACCGCGCCCGGGCACACCTGCCGCGCGTCTCGTTCACTTGCCTTGGAGACGGATCGGAGGACGAACGCTACTCAATATATCAAACTTTATTGTATTTAAAGAACGAATATAAGTTTTTTCAAAAAGTAACAAATAAATCCGTCATTGTCTCGGCTACAACCCTTCATCGAGCTCATAGTTTCCCAACATTGAAACCATAAGTTAAGTAGATAGAGGTCATGCTGTGCGTCATCGATAATAGAGTCAATCCTGCTGCCGAAATAAAATAAGCTGGTATCATCTGCGTATAAAGATAATTTTCCTTTTAGATTTAGGTCAGATATGTTATTAATATAGATTAAGAAAAGGAGAGGGCCCAGGATTGAGCCCTGTGGGACTCCGTACGTAATAGGTTTTAAAGAACTTTGGTGTGCTGCTAATTTAACTACTTGGTATCGTTCAGAGAGGTAAGATCTTAGAATTTTATGAGCGTTGCCGGTAATGCcaatttcatttaatttgtttaataatatttcatgGCTGACGGTGTCAAACGCCTTCTTTAAATCGATAAAGATTCCCAAAGCAATGTTTTTCTTgtcgatattattttttatttcagtaacTAAATCGATAGTAGCTGATAATGTGTTTGCTTTGGGTCTGAAACCATACTGATTTTTACAAAGATAGTTGATGTTATTAAGGTGTTTCTCTAAACGAGTGTAGATAATTTTTTCGTAAACTTTTGACAAAACCGGAAGAACAGAAATAGGACGGTAGTTACCCGGATCTAATCTGCTACCAGCTTTAAAAACAGGGGTCACTTTGGCAATCTTGAG
It contains:
- the LOC126374189 gene encoding uncharacterized protein LOC126374189 isoform X2 — translated: MIERSSAARNPVSCNDSVTGSVRAVHLELVTELSTDCYLAALNRFICRRGKPVTLFSDNGRNFVGAYNELSKFLKNNNNEISASVAAKHDISFRFSPAYSPHFNGLVEGSVKSIKFHLKRVLGLAHLTYEEMNTLLIQIEAILNSRPLTPLSSDPSDLVALTPAHFLIGRTLTILSSPQVVEEARINNLTRYTRIQCLKTHFWNRYYKEFISELQKRNKWRKQSGELQLGQLVLIKDDRLPPTRWMLGRITRLFPGTDGITRVADVYTTSGTMRRAYNRLVPVPLLEQQDVPTPAAC
- the LOC126374189 gene encoding uncharacterized protein LOC126374189 isoform X1, with product MDFKTLKRSRASCKSKLTIFKQYLEGIKSINDLNRLHVHELTNRLDKIKEMYNEFDSIQTNIESLTDISDEVELEERKIFETSYFQAVAVAEDMIERSSAARNPVSCNDSVTGSVRAVHLELVTELSTDCYLAALNRFICRRGKPVTLFSDNGRNFVGAYNELSKFLKNNNNEISASVAAKHDISFRFSPAYSPHFNGLVEGSVKSIKFHLKRVLGLAHLTYEEMNTLLIQIEAILNSRPLTPLSSDPSDLVALTPAHFLIGRTLTILSSPQVVEEARINNLTRYTRIQCLKTHFWNRYYKEFISELQKRNKWRKQSGELQLGQLVLIKDDRLPPTRWMLGRITRLFPGTDGITRVADVYTTSGTMRRAYNRLVPVPLLEQQDVPTPAAC